A part of Candidatus Binatia bacterium genomic DNA contains:
- the uvrB gene encoding excinuclease ABC subunit UvrB gives MALERKEGRFEIVSDFKPQGDQPEAIEKLARGVEEGKRHQVLLGVTGSGKTFTMANVIASVHRPALVIAPNKTLAAQLYNEFKELFPQNAVRYFVSYYDYYQPEAYVPSTDTYIEKDASINDEIDKLRHSATKALLERRDTIIVASVSCIYGLGSPEAYFDLMVYLEEGMEIERDRVLRKLVDIHYQRSDYDFHRGTFRVRGDVVEVFPAYEDISAVRIEFFGDRIEHLLEIDPIRGKAQRRVGKAAIYPASHYVTTEERMKLAAAGIRAELTERLAELRAENKLLEAQRLEQRTLYDLELLDEMGFCPGIENYSRHLTGRNPGDPPPTLLSYFPDDFLLFIDESHVTVPQVGGMYRGDRSRKSTLVEYGFRLPSALDNRPLNFEEFEAMTHQAIYVSATPADYEIEKSGRVMVEQLIRPTGLIDPEVTVRPARNQVDDLLDEIRKRTEKKERVLVTTLTKRMAEDLTDYYQDLNVKVRYLHSDIETLERVEIIRELRRGTFHVLVGINLLREGLDIPEVSLVAILDADKEGFLRSERSLIQTIGRAARNVNGSVILYADSVTDSMKKAIDETNRRRRLQAEYNRKHGITPQTVVRSLGTPLVEAYEADYVTVPLVAERSEKYDAKQDARMLDRLKKEMKQAAASLEFERAAELRDQIRRIEERELGLHDPLLARGAEG, from the coding sequence ATGGCCTTGGAGCGAAAAGAAGGACGTTTCGAGATCGTCTCGGACTTCAAGCCGCAAGGCGACCAACCCGAGGCGATCGAGAAGCTGGCCCGCGGCGTCGAAGAAGGAAAAAGACACCAGGTCCTCCTCGGGGTCACCGGCTCGGGCAAAACCTTCACGATGGCCAACGTGATCGCGAGCGTGCATAGGCCGGCGCTCGTGATCGCGCCCAACAAGACGCTGGCCGCGCAGCTCTACAACGAATTCAAAGAGCTGTTTCCGCAAAACGCCGTGCGTTACTTCGTCAGTTACTACGATTATTATCAGCCGGAAGCGTACGTCCCATCGACGGACACCTACATCGAAAAAGACGCCTCGATCAACGACGAGATTGACAAGCTGCGCCACTCCGCGACCAAGGCGCTTTTGGAGCGGCGCGACACGATCATCGTGGCGAGCGTCTCGTGCATTTACGGTCTGGGATCGCCGGAGGCGTACTTCGATTTGATGGTCTATCTGGAAGAGGGGATGGAGATCGAGCGCGATCGCGTGCTCAGAAAGCTCGTCGATATCCACTATCAGAGGAGCGATTACGACTTTCACCGCGGAACGTTTCGCGTGAGAGGGGACGTCGTCGAGGTCTTTCCGGCCTACGAAGACATCTCCGCCGTGCGCATCGAGTTTTTCGGCGACCGGATCGAGCACCTGCTCGAAATCGATCCGATACGCGGCAAGGCGCAGCGCCGCGTCGGCAAGGCGGCGATCTATCCGGCGAGCCACTACGTTACCACGGAGGAGCGGATGAAGCTCGCGGCCGCGGGAATTCGCGCCGAGCTCACCGAGCGCCTTGCCGAGCTCCGCGCGGAGAACAAATTGCTGGAGGCACAGCGGCTGGAGCAGAGAACGCTCTACGACCTGGAATTGTTGGATGAGATGGGCTTCTGTCCGGGCATCGAAAATTACTCGCGCCACCTCACCGGCCGGAACCCGGGCGATCCGCCGCCGACGCTGCTCAGCTATTTTCCCGACGATTTCCTTCTTTTCATCGACGAGAGCCACGTAACGGTGCCGCAGGTCGGCGGCATGTACCGCGGCGATCGATCGCGCAAGAGCACGCTGGTCGAATACGGCTTCCGCCTGCCGTCCGCGCTCGACAACCGTCCGCTGAACTTCGAGGAGTTCGAGGCGATGACGCACCAGGCGATCTACGTCTCGGCGACCCCGGCGGACTACGAAATCGAAAAGAGCGGGCGGGTCATGGTCGAGCAACTCATCCGTCCGACCGGGCTCATCGATCCGGAAGTCACGGTGCGCCCGGCGCGGAATCAGGTGGACGATCTCCTCGACGAGATCCGCAAGCGGACGGAGAAAAAAGAGCGCGTCCTGGTGACGACGTTGACGAAGCGCATGGCCGAAGATCTGACCGACTACTATCAGGACTTGAACGTCAAGGTGCGCTATCTTCATTCGGATATCGAAACGCTCGAGCGGGTTGAGATTATCCGCGAGCTGAGAAGGGGGACCTTCCACGTCCTCGTCGGAATCAATCTCCTGCGCGAGGGATTGGACATTCCGGAAGTGTCGCTGGTGGCGATTCTCGACGCCGACAAGGAAGGCTTCCTGCGCTCCGAGCGCTCGTTGATTCAAACGATCGGCCGGGCCGCCCGGAACGTGAACGGGAGCGTGATTCTCTACGCCGATTCGGTGACGGATTCGATGAAGAAGGCGATCGACGAGACCAACCGGCGCCGCCGGCTTCAGGCGGAGTACAATCGGAAGCATGGCATCACGCCGCAGACCGTGGTCCGCTCGCTCGGCACGCCGCTTGTGGAAGCGTACGAAGCCGACTATGTTACAGTGCCCCTGGTGGCGGAAAGGTCCGAGAAGTATGATGCCAAACAAGACGCCCGCATGCTCGATCGCCTGAAAAAAGAAATGAAGCAGGCCGCGGCGAGTCTGGAATTCGAGCGGGCCGCGGAGCTGCGCGACCAGATACGCCGGATCGAAGAGCGGGAATTGGGTTTGCACGACCCGCTGCTGGCGCGGGGAGCGGAGGGATGA
- a CDS encoding tetratricopeptide repeat protein: MAQATHDVPVVIPPMDETARRQWNEDSQKCSSFQENPDLAIEHCTRAMNSPHLVGLVLAILLSNRGAAYQFKGDYDRAIQDYGRALQAESGFRSVLTERGAAYASKGDYHRAIQDFNDAILLLPDDARAFYGRGYVHRRQEDYDRAIQDYDTAIRLDPKIAVVYSERGYVYARKGDDARAIQDYDEAIRLEPGDTLSLLRRGRAYFRKGSYERAIRDYDEIIRIDPKDARALQNKGRALFYLERFGDARGAFTKGVELEPQDAYGSLWLYLARTREGHNGKDELAANAKNLDVQQWPWPIVRFYLGTAAPKDLLRSAESLDPKKSREQRCEAYFYLGEQALMRGDRQEAIKLFQATLDTGVTNFIEYEAAQIELQRLSR, from the coding sequence TTGGCACAAGCTACTCATGATGTTCCAGTCGTGATTCCACCTATGGATGAAACTGCGCGGCGACAGTGGAACGAGGATTCGCAAAAGTGTTCGAGCTTCCAAGAAAACCCTGACCTCGCAATTGAGCATTGTACGAGAGCAATGAATTCACCTCACCTCGTCGGTCTAGTTCTCGCCATTCTTTTGAGCAATCGTGGCGCAGCGTATCAATTTAAGGGCGACTATGATCGCGCGATTCAAGACTACGGCCGAGCTTTACAAGCTGAGTCCGGCTTTCGGTCTGTTTTAACCGAGCGTGGCGCAGCTTACGCCAGCAAAGGTGATTACCACCGCGCCATTCAAGATTTCAACGACGCGATTCTTCTTCTCCCGGACGATGCGCGTGCGTTTTATGGCCGCGGCTATGTTCACCGAAGGCAAGAGGACTATGACCGTGCAATTCAAGATTATGACACGGCGATTCGGTTGGATCCGAAGATTGCGGTGGTTTACAGTGAGCGGGGATATGTCTATGCTCGCAAGGGGGATGATGCTCGGGCGATTCAAGATTATGATGAGGCCATCCGGTTAGAGCCAGGCGATACGCTCAGTTTACTCAGACGCGGTCGGGCCTATTTTCGTAAAGGGAGTTACGAGCGCGCAATACGGGACTATGACGAGATCATTCGCATAGACCCAAAGGATGCCCGAGCGCTTCAAAACAAAGGACGCGCACTCTTTTACCTCGAGCGGTTTGGCGATGCGCGAGGCGCTTTCACAAAGGGTGTCGAGCTTGAACCTCAAGATGCGTATGGTTCGCTCTGGCTGTATTTGGCGCGCACGCGAGAAGGGCACAACGGGAAGGATGAACTCGCGGCCAACGCAAAGAACCTGGACGTTCAACAATGGCCATGGCCTATTGTGAGGTTTTATCTCGGTACAGCGGCGCCCAAAGACCTTCTTAGGTCCGCCGAGAGTTTGGACCCGAAGAAAAGCCGCGAGCAACGTTGTGAGGCGTACTTCTATCTTGGCGAGCAAGCATTGATGCGGGGCGACCGGCAAGAAGCCATCAAGCTCTTCCAAGCAACTCTCGATACCGGGGTAACGAACTTTATTGAGTACGAGGCGGCACAGATCGAGCTGCAGCGTTTATCGCGGTGA
- a CDS encoding DUF3828 domain-containing protein gives MKIAICNQRSGVGFGWVAGCAVALLLACAACWQPGDERQIKNAVSAFYDVYMKVRPSGVPTKEEQPEFKKVISTGLAGLLDEAFTSEEKNTFRETKIEGDLFSSLDQGALSYKILQCETQTAPAACLVELTSVDDRNNAKFAWKDRVFLVREGDRWVVDDIEFLGDRPYMHKGRLKDVLRQIIEEAKKPAV, from the coding sequence ATGAAAATAGCTATCTGCAATCAACGGTCAGGTGTCGGCTTTGGATGGGTGGCGGGATGCGCCGTTGCTTTGCTGCTTGCCTGCGCCGCCTGCTGGCAGCCCGGCGACGAGCGTCAAATTAAAAACGCGGTGAGCGCCTTTTACGACGTTTATATGAAGGTGCGTCCGTCGGGCGTGCCGACGAAAGAGGAACAACCGGAATTCAAGAAGGTGATCTCGACCGGCCTGGCGGGTCTATTGGACGAAGCATTTACCAGTGAAGAAAAGAATACTTTTAGGGAAACGAAGATCGAGGGAGATCTGTTCAGCTCTTTGGACCAAGGAGCGCTGTCATACAAGATTTTACAATGCGAAACTCAAACGGCGCCGGCCGCATGCCTGGTCGAGCTGACCAGCGTCGATGACCGTAACAATGCCAAGTTCGCCTGGAAAGACCGAGTCTTTCTGGTCCGGGAGGGCGATCGCTGGGTCGTAGACGATATCGAATTCCTCGGCGACCGTCCGTACATGCACAAAGGCCGTCTCAAAGATGTCTTGAGACAAATCATAGAAGAGGCGAAGAAACCGGCGGTCTAG
- a CDS encoding IclR family transcriptional regulator — MKEPTTVGAIERALTILEVLSQSKNGLTNSEISRRLKLPKSSLSYILRTLKQRGYLQRDDTVGKYRISMKLFSVGSHALRGLELHDVAYPLLQELVEKTSLAGHLAILDGHEAVYIERIDKPGFIRINTWVGRRMDVHCTSVGKALIAHLPQQAVEAILRDRGLPKHTPKTITTLNHLLRELAYVRANGYAIDDCENNLDVVCIAAPIFNMEGRTVAAVGLTGTESQMKSHKFESHVRLIKHAAKQMSQQLGYTGASHHAAHPERFPERRPG; from the coding sequence ATGAAAGAGCCCACGACAGTCGGCGCGATCGAGCGGGCCCTGACCATCCTCGAGGTGCTGAGCCAGAGCAAGAATGGGCTAACGAATTCCGAGATCAGCAGGAGGCTCAAGCTGCCGAAGAGCAGCTTGAGTTACATCCTTCGGACGCTGAAACAACGCGGATATCTTCAGCGCGACGACACTGTCGGCAAATACCGCATCAGCATGAAGCTTTTCAGCGTCGGCAGTCATGCGCTGCGCGGCCTGGAGCTTCACGATGTTGCCTACCCTTTGCTTCAGGAGTTGGTGGAAAAAACCAGCCTCGCCGGCCACCTGGCGATTCTCGACGGACATGAAGCGGTCTATATAGAACGAATCGACAAGCCCGGTTTTATCAGGATCAACACATGGGTCGGGAGGCGCATGGACGTGCATTGCACCTCCGTCGGCAAGGCATTGATCGCCCACCTGCCCCAGCAAGCCGTAGAAGCAATCCTCCGGGACCGGGGGTTGCCCAAGCACACGCCGAAAACCATCACTACGCTGAACCACCTGCTCCGCGAGCTGGCGTATGTGCGAGCGAACGGGTATGCCATCGACGATTGCGAGAACAATCTCGACGTGGTGTGTATCGCGGCCCCGATCTTTAATATGGAAGGGCGTACCGTCGCAGCGGTCGGCCTAACCGGCACCGAGAGTCAGATGAAATCGCACAAGTTCGAGAGTCACGTGAGACTGATCAAGCACGCCGCAAAACAAATGTCGCAGCAGTTGGGATATACCGGCGCGTCGCATCATGCCGCGCATCCGGAACGTTTTCCGGAACGCCGGCCGGGATAG
- the aceA gene encoding isocitrate lyase: MATEREWKTDPRWRGVVRPYRAEDVFKIRGSIPLDGGLKRIAGLTAGRLWELLHSEEYVPSLSAMDGIQAVQQVKAGLKAIYCSGWQAAAGANSARKMYPDLSLYPSDSVPALVREINNALSRQDEIDRLENKSGTYWFAPVVADAEAGFGGSLNSFEIMRAMIDAGAAGVHFEDQNSSVKKCGHMGGKVVVPTSEFIQKLVAARLAADVEGVATLVIARTDANGASLITSDADERDRRFFTGERTSEGFFVVRAGLEAAIARGLDYAPYADMLWCETSEPDLKEAKTFSEAIRKQFPEKLLAYNCSPSFNWKRKLDDSTIAKFQKELAAMGYKFQFVTLAGFHCIAEAIFRLSMDYLRRGMAAYAELQQREFEMEPLGYDAVKHQRSVGASYFDAVAQLAAGGAASTLALSGSTEDEQFLCEGGSARAAAVHRK, translated from the coding sequence ATGGCAACCGAAAGAGAGTGGAAGACCGATCCACGCTGGAGGGGCGTCGTTCGGCCTTACCGGGCGGAGGACGTTTTCAAAATTCGCGGCTCGATACCTCTGGACGGTGGTCTGAAAAGAATCGCCGGTCTTACCGCCGGAAGACTCTGGGAATTGCTCCATAGCGAGGAGTACGTGCCCTCGCTCAGCGCCATGGATGGCATACAAGCCGTTCAGCAGGTCAAGGCGGGTCTCAAGGCGATCTACTGTAGCGGATGGCAGGCGGCGGCCGGCGCCAACAGCGCCAGGAAAATGTATCCCGATCTGAGCCTCTATCCTTCCGACAGCGTTCCCGCGCTCGTGCGTGAGATCAACAACGCTCTCTCGAGGCAAGACGAAATCGACCGGCTGGAGAACAAGAGCGGCACTTACTGGTTCGCGCCCGTCGTCGCCGACGCCGAGGCCGGCTTCGGCGGGAGCTTGAACTCCTTCGAGATCATGCGGGCAATGATCGACGCCGGGGCCGCCGGGGTCCATTTCGAGGATCAGAACTCCTCGGTCAAGAAATGCGGACACATGGGCGGCAAAGTCGTCGTCCCCACCTCCGAATTCATCCAGAAACTCGTGGCCGCGCGACTCGCCGCCGACGTCGAAGGCGTCGCCACGCTTGTTATCGCCCGGACCGACGCCAACGGGGCCAGCCTGATCACGAGCGACGCCGATGAGAGAGACCGGCGCTTCTTTACCGGTGAGAGAACCTCAGAAGGCTTCTTTGTCGTTCGCGCGGGACTCGAAGCCGCCATCGCCAGAGGACTCGACTACGCTCCTTATGCCGACATGCTGTGGTGCGAGACTTCGGAGCCGGACCTCAAAGAGGCGAAGACCTTTTCAGAAGCGATCCGAAAACAATTTCCCGAGAAGCTTCTGGCCTACAACTGCTCGCCGTCGTTCAACTGGAAGAGAAAGCTCGACGACTCGACCATCGCCAAGTTTCAAAAAGAGCTGGCCGCTATGGGCTACAAATTCCAGTTTGTGACTCTGGCGGGTTTTCATTGCATCGCCGAAGCGATCTTTCGGCTCTCGATGGATTATCTGCGCCGCGGCATGGCGGCCTATGCGGAGCTGCAGCAGAGGGAGTTTGAAATGGAGCCGTTGGGCTACGACGCCGTCAAGCATCAGAGATCGGTCGGCGCGAGCTACTTCGACGCCGTTGCCCAACTGGCCGCGGGCGGCGCGGCGTCCACGCTGGCGCTTAGCGGTTCGACGGAGGATGAGCAGTTTTTGTGCGAAGGCGGTTCGGCACGCGCTGCGGCCGTTCACAGAAAATAG
- a CDS encoding ABC transporter substrate-binding protein: MRRATENFLASALVAAALFAYPTAASAQDRIRIAWAGDSPANSPIWVVQEKGLMKKQGLASEVIRISASPTALQAMLAGEVDVIVTSVTTLVSSRLAGADIVMILGMVPTFVDHIITLQSITALEQLRGKTGGVNRLGSTSDLGLRLALRRVGVDPEKEAKIITAGGNTERFAALSRGVVQFVIMPEPFVREAEKLGFRDLLDIGSLKIPFWWNAVLTRESILKAKRPIFSKFARAMVEAVHSIKTEKEPTKAIFGKNLRITDPESLERAYRAYTAVFPENLMPTPDGVKTLLDDLAPRDPRAAAADPKAFVDQSLVRELESSGFIKQLYKK; the protein is encoded by the coding sequence ATGCGCAGAGCCACCGAAAACTTTCTAGCGTCGGCCCTTGTCGCCGCGGCACTATTCGCATATCCGACGGCGGCCTCCGCTCAGGACCGCATCCGCATCGCCTGGGCCGGCGACAGTCCGGCCAACAGCCCGATCTGGGTGGTCCAGGAAAAAGGACTGATGAAGAAGCAGGGGCTCGCCTCCGAGGTCATCCGCATCAGCGCCAGCCCCACGGCGCTGCAGGCGATGCTCGCGGGCGAAGTCGACGTGATCGTAACATCGGTCACCACGCTGGTCAGCTCGCGTCTCGCCGGCGCCGATATCGTGATGATTCTCGGCATGGTGCCGACGTTCGTGGATCACATCATCACCCTGCAATCCATCACGGCCCTGGAGCAGCTCAGAGGCAAAACCGGCGGCGTCAACCGGCTCGGAAGCACGTCCGACCTCGGCCTCCGGCTTGCGTTGAGACGAGTGGGTGTCGATCCGGAAAAGGAGGCGAAGATCATCACGGCCGGCGGCAACACAGAGAGATTCGCGGCGCTGTCGCGGGGAGTGGTTCAGTTCGTCATCATGCCCGAACCGTTCGTGCGCGAGGCGGAAAAATTGGGCTTCCGAGACCTGCTGGATATCGGCTCGTTGAAAATCCCGTTCTGGTGGAACGCGGTGCTCACGCGCGAAAGCATTCTCAAGGCAAAGCGGCCGATCTTTTCGAAGTTCGCGCGCGCGATGGTCGAAGCGGTCCACTCGATCAAGACGGAGAAAGAGCCGACGAAAGCGATTTTCGGAAAGAATCTCAGAATCACCGACCCGGAAAGCCTGGAGAGAGCCTACCGCGCCTATACCGCCGTCTTTCCGGAAAATCTCATGCCGACTCCGGACGGCGTCAAAACCCTGCTCGACGATCTCGCGCCGCGCGATCCGAGGGCGGCGGCCGCGGACCCGAAAGCCTTTGTCGATCAAAGCCTGGTGCGCGAGTTGGAAAGCTCCGGATTCATCAAGCAGCTTTACAAAAAATAA
- a CDS encoding ABC transporter substrate-binding protein gives MRFATKISSFLIFLVIATPALPQEKLRLAWAGFSPTNSPIWVIQDRKLLQKMGVQPEIIAISASPTVLQALLANEIDAASVSVTTLVSSRLAGADTVMIVGVVPTFVDHIVSLSSITAVEQLKGKTAGVNRLGSTSDLGLRLALRKLGVDPEKDVKVIPAGGTAERFAALSKGITQFTIIPEPFLTQAEKLGFRNLYNISDLKIPFWWNGILTREGIIKTKRPLLQKLVRTMVEALHVLKTEKEYAKSLFKKNLGIGDPEGLERAYKDYSNAFPEVPYPTPDGVKTMLDDLAPRDPRAAAADPRAFVDPSFVRELDASGFIKQLYKK, from the coding sequence ATGCGATTTGCGACAAAGATCTCTTCGTTTCTAATTTTTCTCGTTATCGCCACCCCTGCTTTGCCGCAAGAAAAACTCCGCCTCGCGTGGGCCGGATTCAGCCCGACCAACAGCCCGATCTGGGTCATCCAAGACCGGAAACTGCTGCAGAAGATGGGGGTGCAACCGGAAATCATCGCGATCAGCGCCAGCCCAACGGTTCTTCAGGCGCTGCTCGCCAACGAAATCGATGCCGCCAGCGTCTCGGTCACCACCCTTGTGAGTTCGCGTCTTGCCGGCGCCGACACGGTGATGATCGTCGGCGTCGTTCCGACTTTTGTCGATCACATCGTTTCATTGTCGAGCATCACGGCGGTAGAGCAGCTCAAAGGCAAGACGGCGGGCGTGAATCGCCTGGGGAGCACGTCCGACCTCGGACTCAGGCTCGCGTTGAGGAAATTGGGCGTCGATCCGGAAAAGGACGTCAAGGTCATCCCGGCAGGCGGGACCGCAGAGAGATTCGCGGCCCTTTCCAAAGGAATCACCCAGTTCACGATCATACCCGAGCCCTTCTTAACTCAGGCGGAGAAGCTAGGCTTTCGCAACCTGTACAATATCAGCGATCTAAAGATTCCCTTTTGGTGGAATGGCATTTTGACGCGCGAGGGCATCATCAAAACCAAGCGGCCCCTCCTCCAGAAACTCGTCCGTACGATGGTGGAGGCGCTTCACGTTTTAAAAACCGAAAAGGAATACGCCAAATCTCTCTTCAAAAAGAATTTGGGTATTGGCGACCCGGAAGGGCTGGAGAGGGCCTACAAAGATTATTCAAACGCTTTCCCTGAAGTTCCCTATCCGACTCCGGACGGCGTCAAAACCATGCTCGACGATCTCGCGCCGCGCGATCCCAGGGCCGCCGCGGCGGACCCGAGGGCCTTCGTCGATCCGAGCTTTGTGAGAGAGCTGGACGCCTCGGGATTTATCAAACAGCTCTACAAGAAGTAG
- the uvrC gene encoding excinuclease ABC subunit UvrC: MPLLEEKLEALPAKAGVYLMRDPNGKVIYVGKAKNVRARVRGYFRGGEGRSQIQFLMNRVGDVETLLTSNEKEALILENNLIKQYKPRYNIRLKDDKSYLSIKINVRHPWPRITATRKIVKDGSRYFGPYSSAFSARETLDIIEKHFLLRNCTEYNFKNRARPCLQYQIKRCLAPCVLPVDSNEYQANLREAILFIEGKRQELIDELRRRMDEKAEALEFEAAAKIRDQIQAVEKTVEKQRMVSHWGGDQDIFGLYREGGFIEVQVLFVRQGKLTGNHAYSLEDREFPDEEVLEELLTQFYQGERFVPDEILLPVEIDDREAREEYLSERRGKRVSILSPQRGDKRQLVEMAAENARQSYAERHDQEKERERMLLELKEKLRLRNYPQRIECYDISNIQGAHAVGSMVTFINGEPDKNFYRHYRIRTVSPEMRGDDFAMMYEVLKRRFSRGVEEGGLPDLVVVDGGKGQLGMALSAMGELGVLGKIDVAALAKMRVECAPRSAEIERLEERVFLPGQSNPIVLKRNSNALFLLQRVRDEAHRFAITYHKKVRAKQTLYSALDKIPGIGGARKRALLRAFGSVKRIEEASLDELLKVPLINEKVAQEILDSLRSAQ; encoded by the coding sequence ATGCCTCTTCTCGAAGAAAAACTCGAAGCCTTGCCCGCCAAGGCCGGCGTGTATTTGATGCGCGACCCGAACGGCAAGGTCATTTACGTCGGCAAGGCCAAGAACGTGCGCGCGCGCGTGCGCGGGTATTTCCGCGGCGGGGAGGGGCGCTCGCAGATCCAATTTCTCATGAACCGGGTCGGGGACGTCGAAACGCTGCTAACGAGCAACGAGAAAGAAGCTCTGATCCTCGAAAACAATCTCATCAAGCAGTACAAGCCGCGCTACAACATCAGGCTCAAGGACGACAAGAGTTACTTGAGCATCAAGATCAACGTGCGCCACCCGTGGCCGAGGATCACGGCGACGCGGAAGATCGTCAAGGACGGCAGCCGCTACTTCGGCCCGTACTCGTCGGCGTTTTCCGCGCGCGAGACGCTGGACATTATCGAGAAGCATTTCCTGCTGCGCAACTGCACCGAGTACAATTTCAAAAACCGCGCGCGGCCGTGCCTGCAATATCAGATCAAGCGCTGTCTCGCTCCCTGCGTTTTGCCGGTGGACTCCAACGAATACCAGGCGAACCTGCGCGAGGCGATTCTCTTCATCGAAGGCAAGCGCCAGGAGCTGATCGACGAGCTGCGGCGGAGGATGGATGAAAAGGCCGAGGCCCTGGAATTCGAGGCCGCGGCCAAGATCCGCGACCAGATCCAGGCGGTGGAAAAGACCGTCGAGAAACAGCGCATGGTTTCCCACTGGGGCGGCGATCAGGATATCTTCGGCCTCTACCGCGAGGGCGGCTTCATCGAGGTCCAGGTCCTCTTCGTGCGCCAGGGAAAGCTCACGGGCAACCATGCCTATTCTCTGGAGGACCGGGAATTTCCCGACGAGGAGGTTCTAGAGGAGTTGCTCACGCAGTTTTACCAGGGCGAGCGCTTCGTGCCCGACGAGATCCTGCTGCCGGTCGAGATCGACGACCGCGAAGCGCGCGAGGAATATTTATCCGAGCGCCGGGGTAAAAGAGTCTCGATCCTCTCGCCGCAACGGGGCGACAAACGCCAGCTCGTCGAGATGGCGGCTGAAAACGCACGCCAGAGCTACGCCGAGCGCCACGACCAGGAAAAAGAGCGGGAGCGAATGCTGCTCGAGCTGAAAGAAAAGCTCAGGCTACGCAACTATCCGCAGCGGATCGAGTGCTACGACATCTCCAACATCCAGGGCGCTCACGCCGTCGGCTCCATGGTCACGTTCATCAACGGCGAGCCGGACAAGAATTTTTATCGGCACTATCGCATCCGAACGGTGAGTCCCGAAATGCGCGGCGACGACTTCGCGATGATGTACGAGGTGCTGAAGCGCCGCTTCAGCCGCGGCGTTGAGGAAGGCGGCCTGCCGGATCTGGTCGTCGTGGACGGCGGCAAAGGTCAGCTCGGAATGGCGTTGTCCGCGATGGGCGAGCTCGGCGTGCTCGGTAAAATAGACGTCGCCGCTCTGGCCAAGATGCGCGTCGAATGCGCGCCGCGGAGCGCGGAGATCGAACGCCTGGAGGAGCGAGTCTTCCTGCCGGGGCAGAGCAATCCGATCGTGCTGAAGCGCAACTCGAACGCGCTGTTTCTGCTCCAACGCGTGCGCGACGAGGCGCACCGCTTCGCCATCACCTATCACAAGAAGGTGAGGGCCAAGCAAACCCTCTACTCGGCGCTGGACAAGATCCCCGGCATCGGCGGCGCGCGCAAGCGCGCTCTCTTGCGCGCCTTCGGCAGCGTCAAGCGGATCGAAGAAGCGTCGCTGGACGAACTGCTCAAAGTCCCGTTGATCAACGAGAAGGTCGCGCAGGAAATTCTTGACAGCTTGAGATCGGCGCAATAA